In Aestuariibaculum lutulentum, one DNA window encodes the following:
- a CDS encoding HlyD family secretion protein: MLNISHNKVSELLDLNKYKSGQATQHTNQHNLFRRVLLISTILVVIILFLPWTQNVTSKGLVTTLKPNQRPQTLQSPIPGRIDSWFVQEGDFVKQGDTILKISEIKSEYFDDLLTERTGDQIKAKSASVDAYRSKVQALKNQYAALQQEQQLKLEQAKNKYIQSKLKVESDSIDLEAAKTKAKIAETQFERTVSLQEQGLKAVKDVEEYRNKLQEANAKYISQENKWLVSKNEVINAKLNISTIKATYGDKLSKAQSDLYTAESSALDSEAQVSKLENSLANYEKRNSLLYITAPQDGYINKAIKSGIGETFKEGEPLVGIMPANYELAVEMWVRPIDLPLLHKGEHVQVQFEGWPAIVFSGWPNVSYGTYGATIVAIENFASKNGMYRVLINRDPDYGPWPEALRVGSGAQTITLLEDVPIWFEIWRQINSFPPNFYVPEGEDDSKKSEEKK; the protein is encoded by the coding sequence CTGTTTAGACGTGTTTTGCTAATCAGTACCATATTGGTTGTTATCATTTTATTTTTACCCTGGACACAGAATGTAACCAGTAAAGGTTTAGTAACTACACTAAAGCCAAACCAACGTCCACAAACGTTACAATCGCCTATTCCGGGACGTATTGATTCTTGGTTTGTTCAGGAAGGTGATTTTGTTAAACAAGGCGATACCATTCTTAAAATATCGGAAATTAAAAGTGAATATTTCGACGACTTACTAACCGAACGTACAGGTGACCAGATTAAGGCAAAATCGGCTTCTGTTGATGCATACCGTTCAAAAGTTCAAGCGTTGAAAAATCAGTATGCAGCATTACAACAGGAACAACAGTTAAAGTTGGAGCAAGCTAAAAACAAGTACATCCAGTCGAAATTAAAAGTAGAATCAGATAGCATTGATTTAGAAGCTGCTAAAACCAAAGCCAAAATTGCCGAAACTCAGTTTGAGCGTACTGTATCGTTACAAGAGCAAGGGTTAAAAGCTGTTAAAGATGTTGAAGAATACCGAAATAAACTTCAGGAAGCCAATGCCAAATACATATCTCAGGAAAACAAATGGCTGGTGTCAAAAAACGAGGTGATAAATGCCAAACTGAACATCTCAACCATCAAGGCTACTTACGGCGACAAACTATCTAAAGCACAAAGTGATTTATACACTGCCGAATCGAGTGCTTTAGACAGTGAGGCTCAAGTTTCAAAATTAGAAAACAGTTTGGCTAACTACGAAAAAAGAAACAGTTTACTTTATATAACGGCTCCGCAGGATGGTTATATCAATAAAGCCATAAAATCAGGAATTGGAGAAACTTTTAAAGAAGGTGAACCATTAGTTGGTATTATGCCGGCAAACTACGAATTAGCTGTCGAAATGTGGGTTAGACCAATAGATTTACCTCTTTTACATAAAGGAGAGCACGTGCAAGTGCAATTTGAAGGTTGGCCTGCAATCGTATTTAGTGGCTGGCCTAATGTCTCTTACGGTACTTATGGCGCAACCATTGTTGCTATCGAAAACTTTGCCAGCAAAAATGGTATGTATCGTGTGCTAATAAACAGAGATCCAGATTATGGTCCGTGGCCGGAAGCTTTACGTGTTGGTTCTGGGGCACAAACTATTACACTTTTAGAAGATGTGCCTATTTGGTTTGAAATCTGGCGACAAATAAACAGCTTCCCTCCTAACTTTTATGTTCCAGAAGGTGAAGATGATTCTAAAAAAAGTGAAGAAAAGAAATAA
- a CDS encoding RagB/SusD family nutrient uptake outer membrane protein, with the protein MKNIKLNIILLMVLITWSCSDSFVDVDSEDTNSEDFFNSEKDYQDALVAAYDYLQATARNVQLGEIASDNTLCGGESATDVIGFQEIDDMIHTPINANLREIWTWMYTGVNRANYIMEFQDKLDFPNKTSVIAQTRFLRAYYYFELVKWFGDVPLAIDKRIQFGEQFNIDRAPASDVYDLIEQDLIFASANLPYTQSETGRVTKGAAQALLGKAYLYQNKFSESATVLEDLINNGPHRLLSSEEAPLMFENEYENNIESVFEIQYSDVDGGSYDCFQCLEGNYAVGFNGVRSYDGPLYDFGYSFNVPTQEVVDAFEDGDIRLGYSILDIEAWAEETGATYTTGYEHTGYFNLKYIARKGDLNQPDAALTNPNNYRSIRFADVLLMAAEALNRGSISDTRAVEYLNMVRTRATLSPLSLSGSNLTNAIYKERRVELVGEGHRFFDLVRTGRAAQEIDGFVSGKHEVFPIPVEEIELSGGRWNQNPGY; encoded by the coding sequence ATGAAAAATATAAAACTAAATATAATCTTACTGATGGTACTTATCACTTGGTCATGCAGTGACAGCTTTGTTGATGTAGACTCAGAAGATACGAATTCAGAAGACTTTTTTAATTCCGAAAAGGATTATCAGGATGCCTTGGTTGCCGCTTACGATTATTTACAGGCTACGGCAAGAAATGTTCAGCTTGGTGAAATTGCTTCAGATAATACGTTGTGTGGCGGTGAAAGTGCTACCGATGTGATTGGCTTTCAGGAAATAGACGATATGATTCATACCCCTATTAATGCTAATTTAAGAGAAATCTGGACTTGGATGTATACGGGCGTGAATCGTGCAAATTACATTATGGAATTTCAGGATAAGTTAGATTTTCCTAATAAGACCAGTGTAATTGCGCAAACCAGATTTTTAAGAGCATATTATTATTTCGAACTGGTAAAATGGTTTGGAGATGTGCCTTTAGCCATCGATAAGCGTATTCAGTTTGGAGAACAATTTAATATCGATCGCGCGCCAGCATCAGATGTTTATGATTTGATTGAACAAGATTTAATCTTTGCATCTGCTAATCTGCCATATACACAAAGTGAAACCGGTCGCGTGACCAAAGGTGCTGCTCAGGCTTTATTAGGCAAAGCGTACTTGTATCAAAATAAATTCTCTGAATCAGCAACGGTTTTGGAAGATTTGATAAACAATGGGCCGCATAGATTGTTGTCTTCAGAAGAAGCGCCGTTAATGTTTGAAAATGAATATGAAAACAATATTGAATCGGTATTTGAAATCCAGTATTCCGATGTTGATGGTGGTAGTTATGATTGTTTTCAGTGTTTGGAAGGGAATTATGCAGTTGGGTTTAATGGGGTTAGAAGTTATGATGGACCACTTTACGACTTCGGATATAGTTTTAATGTGCCAACTCAAGAGGTCGTTGATGCTTTCGAAGATGGAGATATTCGATTAGGCTATTCTATTTTAGATATAGAGGCCTGGGCAGAAGAAACCGGAGCGACTTATACGACAGGTTATGAGCATACTGGGTATTTCAATTTAAAGTATATCGCCAGAAAGGGTGATTTAAATCAACCAGATGCAGCGTTAACCAATCCTAATAATTATAGATCCATTCGTTTTGCCGATGTTTTATTAATGGCTGCTGAAGCTTTAAATAGGGGTAGTATTAGTGATACGCGCGCCGTCGAATATTTGAATATGGTAAGAACCAGAGCTACTTTGTCTCCTTTAAGCTTATCGGGATCTAACCTTACAAATGCCATTTACAAAGAACGTCGTGTAGAATTGGTGGGAGAAGGGCATCGTTTCTTCGATTTGGTAAGAACAGGACGAGCAGCTCAGGAAATTGACGGGTTTGTTTCCGGTAAACATGAGGTATTCCCAATACCAGTTGAGGAGATTGAATTGTCTGGAGGCAGATGGAACCAAAACCCAGGATACTAA
- a CDS encoding glycoside hydrolase family 16 protein yields the protein MIKKMLYILNIGLWLLLSCSGGSDDVSPPDTPKDIIPTNLTLMVDVLGTDTNNPNGDGSGVITVSIHADNADSYGFKVESQQEVKNTTGVFEYTFINEGTNEYVITAFAYSKTGHEVSTFKKMLVYVNSGELQLVWSDDFDTDGVPDASKWGYDIGNGCPDICGWGNGENQFYTNRSDNVKVENGLLKIIAKKEDYQGSAYTSARLLTKDKYEFTYGRVDVRVKLPSGQGTWPAIWMLGANIDEVGWPECGEIDIMEHWGHNATVVSSATHTLSCSGGCENVKVGETTVTDYATSFHVYSLIWNEDELQFLIDGDLKYTYNPATKNVTTWPYNKPQFLILNVALGGSWFTIDPNFTEAVMEIDYVKVYQ from the coding sequence ATGATAAAAAAGATGCTTTATATTCTAAATATAGGCTTATGGCTGCTATTGTCTTGTTCAGGAGGTAGCGATGATGTAAGCCCACCAGATACCCCAAAAGATATTATACCTACTAATTTAACCTTAATGGTTGATGTTTTGGGAACAGACACTAATAATCCTAATGGAGATGGCTCTGGAGTAATTACTGTCTCGATACATGCAGATAATGCCGATTCCTATGGTTTTAAAGTAGAATCTCAACAGGAAGTTAAAAATACAACCGGTGTTTTTGAATATACATTTATTAATGAAGGCACTAATGAATATGTAATCACTGCATTTGCATATTCCAAAACAGGCCATGAGGTAAGTACGTTTAAAAAAATGCTGGTTTACGTCAATTCCGGAGAACTACAATTAGTTTGGTCTGATGATTTTGATACCGATGGTGTTCCCGACGCTTCAAAATGGGGGTACGATATAGGTAATGGTTGTCCCGATATTTGTGGCTGGGGAAATGGCGAAAACCAATTTTATACCAACCGTTCAGATAATGTAAAAGTAGAAAACGGTCTGTTGAAAATTATTGCTAAAAAGGAAGATTATCAGGGCTCGGCCTATACCTCCGCAAGATTATTGACTAAAGATAAATATGAGTTTACCTATGGTCGGGTTGATGTGAGAGTAAAATTACCAAGCGGACAAGGCACATGGCCTGCTATTTGGATGCTTGGCGCTAATATTGATGAAGTAGGTTGGCCCGAATGTGGTGAAATAGATATCATGGAACATTGGGGGCATAATGCAACTGTGGTTTCAAGTGCCACACATACCTTATCTTGCTCTGGAGGTTGCGAAAATGTAAAAGTAGGAGAAACCACTGTGACCGACTACGCGACATCATTTCACGTATATTCCTTAATTTGGAACGAAGACGAACTACAGTTTTTGATTGATGGCGATTTAAAATATACTTATAATCCAGCCACTAAGAATGTGACTACCTGGCCGTATAATAAACCACAGTTTTTGATTTTAAATGTAGCACTTGGTGGAAGTTGGTTTACCATTGATCCCAACTTTACTGAAGCTGTTATGGAGATTGATTACGTAAAAGTATACCAATAA
- a CDS encoding TolC family protein, producing the protein MKNIHFTKLKTLSLLLYMFGLFFSVQAQTSTDSIFSLEEYLGYVKQYHPIVKQAQLIASEGEIKLLKARGAFDPKIEVDYSKKKFTGTEYYDKLNAAFKIPTWYGIELKANYENNEGYYLNPESKVPEDGLYSAGVSMSLAKGFLANERMATLKQAKLYKDISLNKQSLTTNEVLYNAIETYFNWLKCYQEFKVYTDYQTNADERLKNVITSFEAGDKPAVDTLEASINYKNRALDVEKSRIKYIKSQLELSNYLWLEDNTPVELDYSLIPDVNSPFIADRVLNSSLLEISDDLLENHPKIQALALQRQQLIFEKRLNNNNLLPKIDVQYNFLTSDYENLNTLNTQNYKAGLNISMPLFLRKERADLKLTKLKLQDIDFNLSSTKVTLLNKINAVQQEIESYEKQSDIVQNLVNDYKQLVVAEEKKFELGEGSLFLINYREAKLIETELKNIEVTNKVLTTKANFAQILNTLED; encoded by the coding sequence TTGAAAAACATACATTTTACAAAACTTAAAACATTATCTCTTCTGTTGTATATGTTCGGTTTGTTCTTTTCAGTTCAGGCGCAAACATCAACTGATAGTATTTTTAGCCTGGAAGAGTATTTAGGTTATGTAAAACAATACCATCCTATTGTGAAACAGGCACAGCTAATCGCTTCCGAGGGAGAAATAAAACTTCTTAAAGCACGTGGTGCTTTCGACCCTAAAATAGAAGTCGATTATAGTAAAAAGAAATTCACAGGAACTGAATATTACGATAAGTTAAACGCTGCCTTTAAAATTCCTACTTGGTACGGGATTGAACTTAAAGCTAATTACGAAAATAATGAAGGCTACTACCTTAATCCGGAATCAAAAGTTCCTGAAGATGGCTTGTACAGTGCCGGTGTTTCCATGTCGTTAGCCAAAGGATTTTTAGCCAATGAACGTATGGCAACCCTAAAACAAGCCAAGCTTTATAAAGATATTAGTCTTAACAAACAAAGTCTGACTACTAATGAGGTACTATATAATGCCATTGAAACCTATTTTAACTGGTTGAAATGCTATCAGGAATTTAAAGTTTATACCGATTACCAAACCAATGCCGATGAGCGTTTAAAAAATGTTATTACCAGTTTTGAAGCAGGCGATAAACCTGCTGTAGATACTTTAGAGGCCAGCATCAATTATAAAAACAGAGCACTGGATGTTGAAAAATCGCGTATTAAATACATTAAATCTCAACTGGAATTATCCAATTACCTGTGGTTAGAAGATAATACTCCTGTTGAACTTGACTATAGCTTAATCCCCGATGTAAATTCACCATTTATAGCAGATAGAGTTTTAAATAGTAGTCTCCTTGAAATTTCAGATGATCTTCTTGAAAATCATCCTAAAATACAAGCTTTAGCTTTGCAAAGGCAACAATTAATTTTTGAAAAACGTTTAAACAATAATAATCTGCTTCCGAAAATAGATGTACAATACAACTTTTTAACAAGTGATTACGAAAACTTAAACACCCTAAACACGCAAAACTATAAAGCCGGACTAAATATTAGTATGCCTCTGTTTCTGCGTAAAGAACGGGCTGATTTAAAACTAACGAAACTAAAATTGCAGGATATCGATTTTAATTTATCGTCAACCAAAGTCACTTTACTAAACAAAATCAATGCAGTACAACAGGAAATCGAATCATACGAAAAACAAAGTGATATTGTGCAAAATCTGGTTAATGATTACAAACAATTGGTGGTAGCCGAGGAGAAAAAATTTGAACTTGGAGAAGGCTCCTTATTTCTAATTAATTATCGTGAAGCCAAACTTATAGAAACCGAATTAAAAAATATTGAAGTCACAAATAAGGTCTTAACGACTAAAGCTAATTTTGCGCAAATATTAAATACCTTAGAAGATTAA
- a CDS encoding PKD domain-containing protein has protein sequence MKTLKYILIPICAVLFFTMSCQDEDLEIGDIITPTNIQMDVEIIGVDASNPNGDGTGFVKFSAKADNAFTYIFNFGDDTDNVVSTGEAMHRFTQVGVNAYTVTVIASGTGGAQSSKSMIVEVYSSFEDQEAKDFLSGGPGTSKTWYWAADKPSNIGLGPNEVSSGGEHRYPAWFQSNAWHPDKLCMYDAEMVFTQAADGTLTFEQTVGDAYVPGTYAGNLGVTGDTCHGADVVPSLAGVKNVQLVPSTSIATIDQNDPDNEPYRGTTINFSDGGFMSWYVGSSSFEIIEITDSTLEVRVTEPGYAWYCLFQTEKPVQP, from the coding sequence ATGAAAACACTAAAATATATATTAATTCCGATTTGTGCAGTTTTATTCTTTACGATGAGCTGTCAGGATGAAGATTTAGAAATAGGTGATATAATAACACCTACTAATATTCAGATGGATGTCGAGATTATTGGAGTAGATGCCAGTAATCCCAATGGTGATGGTACTGGTTTTGTAAAATTTTCAGCTAAAGCCGATAATGCCTTTACTTATATTTTCAATTTTGGAGACGATACCGATAACGTAGTTTCAACAGGAGAGGCAATGCACCGTTTTACTCAAGTTGGCGTTAATGCTTATACCGTAACAGTGATTGCATCAGGTACAGGTGGCGCACAAAGTTCGAAGTCTATGATTGTAGAAGTCTATAGTTCGTTCGAAGATCAGGAGGCTAAAGATTTCTTAAGTGGAGGCCCCGGGACCAGTAAAACCTGGTATTGGGCAGCCGATAAGCCATCAAATATAGGTTTAGGCCCTAATGAAGTTTCAAGTGGAGGAGAACATAGATATCCGGCCTGGTTTCAGTCTAATGCCTGGCACCCTGATAAATTATGTATGTACGATGCCGAAATGGTCTTTACCCAGGCCGCTGATGGTACTTTAACTTTTGAACAAACTGTAGGGGATGCTTATGTTCCAGGCACCTATGCTGGTAATTTAGGTGTGACTGGTGATACATGTCATGGTGCAGATGTAGTGCCCTCTTTAGCTGGCGTTAAAAATGTACAGTTGGTGCCTTCTACATCTATTGCCACTATCGATCAAAATGACCCTGATAATGAACCTTATCGAGGAACAACCATTAATTTTTCAGATGGTGGTTTTATGAGCTGGTATGTGGGTAGTAGTAGTTTTGAAATCATAGAAATTACAGATAGCACGCTGGAAGTTCGGGTTACTGAACCCGGTTATGCCTGGTATTGCTTATTTCAAACAGAAAAACCAGTTCAACCCTAA
- the bglX gene encoding beta-glucosidase BglX, with translation MKTKYIYKILILLFIFNSSCKENAKGNTEIKPDGIEQKVTSLLAKMTLEEKIGQMNQYNGFWDVTGPMPSSGDAAKKYEHLKKGYVGSMLNVRGVKEVKAVQKIAVEETRLGIPLIIGFDVIHGYETLSPIPLAEASSWDLEAIKKSAEVAAKEAAAAGINWTFAPMVDISRDARWGRVMEGAGEDPFLGSKIAVARVEGFQGDDLSSSETIAACAKHWAGYGFSESGRDYNTVDVGTSTLNNIIFPPFKAAADAGVKTFMNSFNELNGIPATGNAFLQRDILKGKWNYDGFVVSDWGSINEMMAHGFAEDKKAAAKLAVTAGSDMDMESYAYVDELANLVSEGQVDEALIDDAVKRILRVKFELGLFDDPYKYCDSETEKEVIGSKEINDAVLDVAKKSIVLLKNENQILPLKKSGQNIALIGALAADKTSPLGSWRIAAKDSTAISVLEGMQQYSENKLMYAKGADLVYGETTFAKELNINISDKSEFSEAVSVAKSADVVVMVLGEHGFQSGEARSRTNLDLPGVQQELLEAVFSVNKNIVLVLNNGRPLAITWADKHIPAIVEAWQLGTQSGHAIAQVLYGDYNPSGKLPMSFPRHVGQVPIYYNYKNTGRPVIPAPNEVFWSHYTDESNKPLYPFGHGLSYTTFSYSNLQIEKVNEDEVEVSVDVKNTGDVQGKEVVQLYIRDLVASITRPVKELKGFELIALNPYEKRTVKFILTKNELGFFDNSGVFVFESGDFKVFVGGSSETVLEQDFEL, from the coding sequence ATGAAAACAAAATACATATATAAGATACTTATATTGCTTTTCATTTTTAACAGTTCATGTAAAGAAAATGCAAAAGGAAATACTGAAATAAAACCAGATGGTATTGAACAAAAAGTAACCAGTTTATTAGCTAAAATGACGTTGGAAGAAAAAATTGGCCAGATGAATCAGTACAACGGGTTTTGGGATGTTACGGGTCCAATGCCGTCTTCGGGCGATGCTGCTAAAAAGTACGAGCATTTAAAGAAAGGTTACGTTGGCTCGATGTTAAATGTACGCGGTGTTAAAGAGGTTAAAGCTGTTCAAAAAATTGCGGTTGAAGAAACCCGATTAGGAATTCCGTTAATTATTGGTTTCGATGTGATTCACGGTTATGAAACTTTAAGTCCTATTCCATTAGCAGAAGCTTCCAGTTGGGATTTAGAAGCCATTAAAAAATCTGCTGAGGTAGCAGCTAAAGAGGCGGCCGCAGCAGGAATTAACTGGACATTTGCACCAATGGTTGATATTTCAAGAGATGCCCGTTGGGGACGTGTTATGGAAGGAGCTGGGGAAGATCCGTTTTTGGGAAGTAAAATAGCTGTAGCTCGCGTAGAAGGATTTCAAGGTGATGATTTATCATCTTCAGAAACCATTGCGGCTTGTGCCAAACATTGGGCAGGCTATGGTTTTTCAGAATCTGGAAGAGATTATAATACCGTTGATGTTGGCACGTCGACATTAAATAACATCATTTTTCCACCGTTTAAGGCTGCAGCCGATGCCGGCGTGAAAACTTTTATGAATTCGTTTAATGAATTAAATGGTATTCCGGCAACTGGAAATGCTTTTTTGCAGCGTGACATTTTAAAAGGAAAATGGAATTATGATGGTTTTGTAGTTTCCGACTGGGGCTCTATTAACGAAATGATGGCGCATGGTTTTGCAGAAGATAAAAAAGCTGCCGCAAAATTGGCTGTAACCGCTGGGTCTGATATGGACATGGAATCGTATGCTTATGTTGATGAATTAGCGAATCTAGTGAGTGAAGGACAAGTTGATGAAGCTTTAATTGATGATGCGGTAAAGCGCATTCTAAGAGTAAAGTTTGAATTAGGACTGTTCGATGATCCTTACAAATATTGTGACAGCGAAACTGAAAAGGAAGTAATAGGTAGCAAAGAAATTAATGATGCTGTTTTAGATGTCGCTAAGAAATCAATTGTGCTTTTAAAGAATGAGAATCAGATTTTACCATTAAAGAAAAGTGGTCAGAATATAGCTTTAATAGGAGCCTTGGCTGCAGATAAAACAAGTCCTTTAGGAAGTTGGCGTATTGCAGCTAAAGACAGTACTGCGATATCGGTTTTAGAAGGGATGCAGCAGTATTCAGAAAATAAACTAATGTATGCTAAGGGAGCCGATTTAGTTTATGGGGAAACCACCTTTGCAAAGGAATTAAATATTAATATTTCGGATAAAAGTGAGTTTTCTGAAGCTGTTTCAGTGGCTAAAAGTGCGGATGTTGTGGTCATGGTTCTAGGGGAGCATGGTTTTCAAAGTGGAGAAGCCAGAAGTAGAACTAATTTAGATTTACCGGGTGTTCAGCAGGAATTATTGGAAGCTGTTTTTTCTGTAAACAAGAATATTGTTTTGGTATTAAATAATGGAAGACCATTAGCAATTACCTGGGCAGATAAACATATTCCGGCAATTGTAGAGGCTTGGCAGTTGGGAACACAGAGTGGTCATGCCATAGCACAGGTGTTGTATGGTGATTATAACCCAAGTGGAAAGTTACCTATGTCTTTCCCAAGGCATGTGGGGCAAGTTCCAATTTATTACAATTATAAGAATACGGGAAGGCCAGTTATTCCGGCTCCAAATGAAGTGTTTTGGTCACATTATACAGATGAAAGCAATAAGCCATTATATCCTTTTGGACATGGTTTAAGTTACACAACATTTTCTTATTCTAACCTTCAAATTGAAAAAGTCAATGAAGATGAGGTAGAAGTTTCGGTAGATGTTAAAAATACAGGTGATGTTCAGGGGAAGGAAGTTGTTCAGTTATATATAAGAGATTTGGTAGCAAGTATAACGCGGCCAGTAAAAGAGTTAAAAGGATTTGAGTTAATAGCTTTAAATCCTTACGAGAAAAGGACGGTAAAATTTATTTTAACCAAAAATGAATTAGGCTTCTTTGATAACTCTGGAGTGTTTGTTTTTGAGTCAGGTGACTTTAAAGTTTTTGTTGGTGGAAGTTCTGAAACTGTTTTAGAACAGGATTTTGAACTTTAA